A single Equus asinus isolate D_3611 breed Donkey chromosome 21, EquAss-T2T_v2, whole genome shotgun sequence DNA region contains:
- the HIGD1A gene encoding HIG1 domain family member 1A, mitochondrial, with the protein MSTNTDVSLSSYDEDQGSKLIRKAKEAPFVPVGMAGFAAIVAYGLYKLKSRGNTKMSVHLIHMRVAAQGFVVGAMTLGMGYHMYQEFWAKPKP; encoded by the exons ATGTCGACCAACACAGATGTATCTCTTTCTTCATATGATGAAGATCAGGGATCTAAACTTATCCGAAAAGCTAAAGAGGCACCCTTTGTCCCCGTTG GAATGGCAGGGTTTGCAGCAATTGTTGCATATGGATTATATAAATTGAAGAGCAGGGGAAATACTAAAATGTCCGTTCACCTGATCCACATGCGCGTGGCAGCCCAAGGCTTTGTTGTGGGAGCAATGACTCTTG gtATGGGCTATCACATGTATCAGGAATTCTGGGCAAAACCGAAACCTTAG